A portion of the Ricinus communis isolate WT05 ecotype wild-type chromosome 10, ASM1957865v1, whole genome shotgun sequence genome contains these proteins:
- the LOC8287675 gene encoding villin-3, with product MSSSTKALDPAFQGVGQRPGTEIWRIENFQPVPLPKSDYGKFYMGDSYIVLQTTSGKGGAYLYDIHFWIGKDTSQDEAGTAAIKTVELDAVLGGRAVQHRELQGHESDKFLSYFKPCIIPLEGGVASGFKTPEEEQFETRLYVCRGKRVVRMKQVPFARSSLNHDDVFILDTEKKIYQFNGANSNIQERAKALEVIQFLKEKYHEGTCDVAIVDDGKLDTESDSGEFWVLFGGFAPIGKKVISEDDAVLETTPPKLYSITDSEAKIVEGELSKGMLENNKCYLLDCGAEVFVWVGRVTQVEERKVASQAAEDFLTSQNRPKSTRITRVIQGYETHSFKSNFDSWPAGSAAPGAEEGRGKVAALLKQQGVGVKGISKSASVNEEVPPLLEGGGKMEVWCINGSAKTPLPKEDIGKFYSGDCYIILYTYHSGDRKEDFLLCCWFGKDSIEEDQKTAVKLANTMSNSLKGRPVQGHIFQGKEPPQFIALFQPMVVLKGGVSSGYKKFIEEKGLTDETYTAECVALFRISGTSVHNNKAIQVDGVATSLNSTECFLLQSGSSMFTWHGNQSTFEQQQLSVKIAEFLKPGAILKHAKEGTESSAFWFALGGKQSYTSKKTSSEIARDPHLFTFSFNKGKFQVEEVYNFSQDDLLTEDVLILDTHAEVFVWVGQCVDPKEKQSAFEIGQKYIEMAASLDGLSPNVPLYKVTEGNEPSFFTTYFSWDPTKAMVAGNSFQKKAALLFGVGHHAADEKSNGNQGGPTQRASALAALSNAFNPSSGKMGPSGQDRSNGSNQGPTQRASALAALNSAFSSSPGSKSTTSRPSAAGQGSQRAAAVAALSQVLTAEKKKTPGSSPSRSPPPEATFSPEGKSENSEVENPEEVSEVKETEEVASVSESVGEDSETKQDTEQDDKSNQSTDSTFSYDQLKAHSENPVTGIDFKRREAYLAEEDFQTIFGMTKEAFYKLPKWKQDMQKRKVDLF from the exons ATGTCTAGCTCCACAAAAGCTTTGGATCCTGCATTTCAGGGAGTGGGTCAGAGACC AGGGACTGAAATTTGGCGAATTGAGAACTTTCAGCCAGTTCCCCTGCCAAAATCTGATTATGGAAAGTTCTACATGGGGGATTCGTACATTGTCTTGCAG ACAACATCTGGCAAGGGAGGGGCTTATCTGTACGACATACATTTCTGGATTGGAAAAGATACAAGTCAG GATGAAGCTGGAACAGCTGCTATCAAAACTGTTGAACTCGATGCTGTTCTGGGAGGGCGTGCTGTTCAACACAGAGAACTACAAGGCCATGAATCTGACAAGTTCTTGTCCTATTTCAAACCTTGTATCATACCATTAGAGGGTGGTGTTGCTTCTGGATTTAAAACACCTGAAGAAGAACAATTTGAAACAAGGTTGTATGTGTGCAGGGGAAAGCGTGTGGTTAGAATGAAGCAG GTGCCCTTTGCTCGGTCTTCATTGAATCATGATGATGTGTTTATCTTGGACACTGAGAAGAAGATCTATCAGTTCAATGGTGCAAATTCCAATATCCAGGAAAGGGCCAAGGCTTTGGAAGTAATTCAGTTTTTAAAGGAAAAGTATCATGAGGGGACATGTGATGTTGCAATTGTTG ATGATGGGAAATTAGATACCGAGTCAGATTCAGGTGAATTCTGGGTGCTTTTTGGTGGTTTTGCTCCAATTGGCAAAAAGGTTATCAGTGAAGATGATGCTGTCCTAGAGACTACTCCTCCTAAACTATACAG CATTACTGATAGTGAGGCAAAGATTGTAGAAGGAGAACTGTCCAAAGGCATGTTAGAGAACAACAAATGCTATCTACTGGATTGTGGTGCTGAGGTGTTTGTTTGGGTTGGCCGTGTAACTCAAGTCGAAGAGAGAAAAGTTGCCAGCCAGGCTGCTGAG gaCTTTCTTACAAGCCAAAACAGGCCAAAATCTACTCGTATAACCCGGGTTATTCAAGGATATGAGACTCATTCATTCAAGTCGAACTTTGATTCCTGGCCAGCTGGTTCAGCAGCTCCTGGTGCTGAAGAGGGAAGAGGGAAAGTAGCAG CTTTGCTGAAGCAACAAGGTGTCGGTGTCAAGGGTATATCAAAAAGTGCTTCTGTTAATGAGGAAGTCCCACCATTGCTTGAAGGAGGTGGAAAGATGGAG GTATGGTGCATCAATGGTAGCGCAAAGACTCCATTGCCCAAAGAGGATATTGGTAAATTTTACAGTGGAGATTGCTATATCATACTTTACACCTATCATTCCGGTGATAGGAAAGAAGATTTCCTTCTGTGCTGTTGGTTTGGGAAGGATAGCATAGAG GAAGACCAGAAGACAGCTGTTAAGTTGGCCAACACAATGTCCAACTCACTAAAGGGTAGACCTGTTCAG GGTCACATTTTTCAAGGTAAGGAGCCACCACAGTTCATTGCACTTTTTCAGCCAATGGTTGTCCTCAAG GGTGGTGTGAGCTCTGGTTACAAGAAATTTATAGAGGAGAAAGGATTGACAGATGAAACTTATACAGCAGAGTGTGTTGCACTATTTCGGATATCTGGAACTTCAGTTCATAACAATAAAGCAATACAAGTTGATGGG GTGGCAACATCATTGAACTCTACAGAATGTTTCCTTCTGCAATCTGGTTCTTCAATGTTCACGTGGCATGGGAATCAAAGTACCTTCGAGCAGCAGCAGTTATCTGTGAAAATTGCTGAATTCTtgaag CCAGGAGCTATTTTGAAACATGCTAAAGAAGGAACTGAAAGCTCAGCTTTTTGGTTTGCACTTGGAGGCAAACAAAGTTACACCAGCAAAAAAACTTCATCAGAAATTGCCAGAGACCCACACTTGTTCACTTTCTCATTCAATAAAG GAAAGTTTCAG GTTGAAGAAGTCTACAACTTTTCTCAGGATGACCTGTTGACTGAGGATGTTTTGATACTTGATACACATGCTGAAGTGTTTGTCTGGGTTGGTCAATGTGTAGATCCCAAAGAAAAGCAGAGTGCTTTTGAAATTGGCCAG AAATATATAGAAATGGCTGCTTCTCTTGATGGTTTGTCTCCAAATGTGCCTCTGTACAAAGTTACCGAGGGAAATGAACCATCTTTCTTTACAACATACTTTTCATGGGATCCCACAAAAGCGATG GTTGCAGGAAATTCATTCCAAAAGAAGGCGGCATTACTGTTTGGTGTTGGGCATCATGCAGCAGAT GAGAAATCCAATGGGAATCAAGGAGGACCAACTCAAAGGGCTTCTGCTTTAGCTGCCTTATCTAATGCATTTAACCCATCCTCTGGGAAGATGGGCCCTTCA GGTCAAGATAGGTCCAATGGATCTAATCAAGGACCGACACAAAGAGCTTCAGCTTTAGCTGCTTTGAATTCTGCATTTAGCTCATCTCCTGGATCCAAATCCACTACTTCAAGGCCATCTGCAGCAGGTCAGGGATCACAAAGAGCTGCTGCTGTAGCTGCTCTTTCACAAGTGCTTACTgctgaaaagaagaaaacaccTGGAAGCTCTCCCTCACGCAGTCCTCCCCCAGAAGCTACTTTTTCCC CTGAAGGGAAAAGTGAAAATTCAGAAGTGGAGAATCCTGAAGAAGTCTCAGAAGTGAAGGAAACAGAGGAAGTTGCATCTGTTTCTGAAAGTGTTGGGGAGGATTCAGAGACAAAACAAGACACTGAGCAGGATGACAAAAGTAATCAAAGCACTGATAGTACATTCAGTTATGATCAGCTGAAGGCTCATTCTGAGAATCCTGTAACTGGAATCGATTTTAAACGGAGAGAG GCCTATCTTGCAGAAGAGGATTTCCAGACTATATTTGGGATGACAAAAGAAGCATTCTATAAATTGCCAAAATGGAAGCAGGACATGCAGAAGAGAAAAgttgatttattttag
- the LOC8287661 gene encoding UBP1-associated protein 2A, with the protein MAKKRKHDSKATTAEATEPPQKQQHQEEEKPQQEEEAQKQNQIAEEEEEEEEEIEEYEQVIEEVEEEVEVEEEEEEEEANDEDDDDPIEKLLEPFGKEQLINLLREAADTHRDVADHIRKIADADPVHRKIFVHGLGWDTSAETLTNAFKQYGEIEDCKAVCDKVSGKSKGYGFILFKKRSGARKALQEPQKKIGNRMTACQLASIGPVPVGQAAASAVTTSHHPQHQQVSDYTRRKIYVSNVAADLDPKELTNFFSKFGEIEEGPLGLDKLTGKPKGFCLFVYKSAESAKRALEEPHKSFEGHMLHCQKAIDGPKHGKPQQQQQQHYNAQKSHFQRNGNPGYSGGTASGPSHLMAPAAGGPGIGFNEGAAGAPALNPALGQALTALLATQGAGLGLNLLGTLGSAAGLPAAAPGMQNPYGNQAGSYGHQGVMHGTYPSQGSSGRGQHGAGQYGGVGPYMGH; encoded by the coding sequence ATGGCAAAGAAGCGAAAGCACGATTCCAAAGCAACAACAGCCGAAGCAACTGAGCCTCCGCAGAAGCAGCAAcatcaagaagaagaaaaaccacaacaagaagaagaagctcaaaaacaaaatcagattgcagaagaagaagaagaagaagaagaagaaatagaagaatacgAACAAGTAATCgaagaagtagaagaagaagtagaagtagaagaagaagaggaagaagaagaagcgaATGATGAGGATGACGATGATCCTATAGAGAAGCTTCTAGAACCGTTTGGAAAAGAACAGCTTATAAATCTTCTTCGAGAAGCAGCGGATACTCATCGTGATGTTGCTGATCATATACGGAAGATAGCTGATGCAGATCCTGTGCACCGTAAGATATTCGTGCACGGCCTTGGGTGGGACACTAGTGCTGAAACCCTAACTAATGCTTTCAAACAATATGGAGAGATTGAAGATTGTAAAGCTGTGTGTGATAAGGTTTCGGGCAAGTCTAAGGGCTATGGAttcattctttttaagaaGAGAAGCGGTGCGCGAAAGGCGCTTCAGGAACCACAGAAGAAGATTGGTAATAGGATGACTGCCTGTCAGTTGGCTTCCATTGGTCCTGTTCCGGTTGGACAGGCTGCTGCTAGTGCGGTAACTACTTCCCACCACCCGCAGCACCAGCAAGTGTCTGATTATACTAGGAGAAAGATTTATGTCAGCAATGTTGCTGCGGATTTGGATCCCAAAGAGCttactaatttcttttctaagttTGGAGAAATTGAGGAAGGGCCATTGGGATTAGATAAACTGACTGGTAAGCCGAAAGGGTTTTGTCTGTTTGTGTATAAGAGTGCTGAGAGTGCTAAAAGAGCTCTTGAAGAGCCTCACAAGAGTTTTGAGGGTCACATGTTGCATTGCCAGAAGGCAATTGATGGTCCTAAACATGGTAAACctcagcagcagcagcagcagcactaTAATGCGCAGAAATCACATTTTCAGAGGAATGGTAATCCAGGTTATAGCGGTGGGACTGCTTCAGGGCCGTCTCACCTAATGGCGCCTGCTGCTGGTGGACCTGGGATTGGTTTTAATGAAGGAGCTGCAGGAGCACCTGCTTTAAACCCTGCACTTGGACAGGCGTTAACAGCGTTACTTGCTACTCAGGGTGCTGGATTAGGCCTTAATTTACTGGGAACTCTGGGCTCTGCTGCTGGTTTGCCTGCTGCAGCACCTGGAATGCAAAATCCATATGGTAACCAGGCTGGATCATACGGGCATCAGGGAGTGATGCATGGGACCTACCCAAGTCAAGGAAGTTCTGGAAGAGGGCAGCATGGTGCTGGACAATATGGCGGTGTAGGGCCTTACATGGGTCACTAG